The DNA window CTCAGGGTGATCGAAATGACGGAACATCATGATGATGCGGCAACGATATGGCAGGCCGAGGAGGATGTTTTCAGTTTCTGTCATGATGAAATCGGCGGCGCGTTGCTCGAAGAGTGGCATTTCCCCGAGGACATCAGCCTTGCGGTCCGGCAGGCCGAACGCCCTTCAGCGGATCAGGTGGCGTGTCACGAAGCGACGGCCCTGCTTCATATATCCCACGTAGCCTGCCAGCAAAGAAAACTGGGTTACATCGAATTGCTGCCGCAGGACCTCGACGTGTACGAACGGTGCCTCGGGAAATTCGACATTGACGGGCGAGCCCTGGATTTCATCATGGATGACGTGGACAAACAGATTCACCAGATGGTGGAGCATGACTGGTTCTGATAAACAAAAAAAAACCGATATCCAGGTGTCCCCCCCGGATCTGCAGCAGAAACTCCGCGATATGGAGATTCAGCTCCGCCATATCGAAAATGAAAACCGGTTGTCGCAAAATGAATCCAGGACGGCAACGCTCAAATACATCGAAGTGATGGAAGAGCTGCGCCGGAAGAACGAATCGCTCGAAACATGGAAGCATCAACTGGAAGAGAGAGTCCGAATCCGGACTTCTTCCCTGGAGGCTTCCAATAAGGCCCTCATGGAGGAAATCGAGAAGAATCGTGCGATTCAAAATGAACTGCGGGAAAAGGATAAAAGACTCCTTCACGCCCAGAAGATGGAGGCCGTTGGAATCCTTGCGGGAGGAATCGCCCACGATTTCAACAACCTGCTGATGTATATCCAGGGTAATATCTCTCTGGTCTTGCTCGGGATGAATGCCTCTCACATCCATTACGACAAAATCAAAAATATCGAGGAGCAGGTGAAAAGCGGAGTGGCCCTGACCCGGCAACTCCTGAATTTTGCTACCCAGGGTGAACGCAAGTTGTTGCCTCTCGATTTGAACGAAGTCATTTCAAAAACAGTGGCCATGTTCGCCAGGACGCGGAAGGAAATCACGGTCGAGATGAAATTGGATGAGAAACTGGGAAGGGTCAATGCGGACAGGGGACAGATCGAACAGATTCTACTCAATTTATATGTGAACGCATCCCACGCCATGCCCGGTGGCGGTCAATTGATTTTGAGGACGGAGAACGTTTCCCTTTCCGAGGAAGAAGCCCGTCTGTTCCTTGTCGAGGCGGGGGATTTTGTCCAGGTTTCCGTTGGCGACACGGGGATTGGAATGGACGGGGAAACGAGGGAGCGGATTTTCGACCCGTTCTTTACAACCAAGGGCATGGACCGGGGTTATGGCCTGGGACTGACTTCCGTGTACGGTATCGTCAAAGGTCATCAAGGTTTTATCGATGTCCGGAGCCAAAAGGGCGAGGGATCGACTTTCCTGTTTTATCTGCCGAAAACGACCGGGGCCATGGCAGAACAGGACGGATCAGCAGAAGAAGTCATCTTGGGGGGACGAGAAACGGTGCTTTTTGTAGATGATGAACGGACGATCATTGAGGTCATGGAGGAGACTCTGGAAACCCTGGGCTATCGTGTCCTGACTGCGGACAACGGGGAAGAGGCCATCCGGCTCTATCGTGAGGGGAAGGAAGAGATCGATCTGGTTATTCTGGATGTCATCATGCCCGGTATGGGGGGGATGGAAACCTTTGAAGCCATGAAGGCCATCAATAACGAGGTCAAGGTCATTTTCAGCAGCGGTTACAGTGTTGACCACATTGCCAGGGAAATCATGGATCGCGGTTGCCGGGCCTTCATCCAGAAACCTTTCAATATCGAAACGATTTCCAGAAAGGTGAGGGAGGTGCTTCAGGAAGTTTAGGCCCTGCCCGACAGGGGTCAATCCCCCAACTGGAAGCGTTTCAGTTTTTCCACGAGGGTCGTGCGATTCAAGGAGAGCAACTTCGCCGCCCTGTTTTTTACCCCGCCGCTCAGGTCCAGCGCTTTCAGGAGCAGGTCTTTCTCGAATTGCGTGACCGCCGCATTGTAGTCAAATCCCTCTTCCAGCAGGTCGAGACTTGTTCGTGATGGTTCGATGCGATGTTGACGGTGAAATTTCTCCGGAAGATCGTCAACCACGATTTCGTCGCTCGTTTTCATGACGACGAGCATTTCCATCAGGTTCTGTAATTCCCTGACATTACCGGGCCAGGGGTACTGGATCAAGCGACTCATCGCTTCCTGAGAGATTATACCCGTTCTCCTTCCCTTTTTCGCGTTCATCTCATGGAGAAAATGGTTGGCCAGGATGGCAATATCCGGTCCCCTTTCCCTGAGCGGGGGCAGATGTATCGGGATGACGTTGATGCGATAATATAAATCCTCGCGAAATTTCTTTTCTTCCACCGCCTTCTCCAGATCCTGGTGTGTGGCTGCGATGATACGGACGTCGGCTTCGAATGTTTTCATTCCGCCGATTCTCTCGTACTGCTTTTCCTGGATCGCCCGCAATACCTTGACCTGCAGGGCGGGACTCATGTCGCCGATTTCATCGAGAAAGAGGGTTCCGCCTTCCGCGAGTTCGAACCTTCCCGCCCTCGTGCGGATTGCCCCGGTGAAGGCGCCTTTTTCATGGCCGAACAGCTCGCTTTCCAGAAGATCCTCGGGGATGGCACCGCAGTTTACGGGAACCATGGGATTGTTTTTACGTGAACTGTTGAAATGGATTGCCTTGGCCACCAGTTCTTTTCCCGTTCCGCTTTCCCCGTAGATCAGCACGGTGCTGTCCGAATCGGCGACTTTTTCAATGGTTGAAAACACCCTTTTCATGCAGTCGCTGTAGCCCAAGAGTTTTCCCAGATCGTATTTCTCTTTCAGGTGATCCCGGAGATGGACGTTCTCCTCCCGGAGCTGGGCGTAGGATACGGCTCGCTGGACAGTGATACGGACGAGATCGTCTTTCAGGGGTTTGGAGATGAAATCAAAGGCGCCCAGTTTCATGGCTTCCACGGCATTGTTGACGGTGCCATAGCCGGTTATGATGATGACGACATGATCCGGTGCCACCTCTTTCATGAACCGCAGCAACTCCAAGCCATCCATGTGGGGCATTTGGAGATCCGTGATGGTGATGTCGTAGTGGTCTTCCAGGAAGGCCTTCATCGCTTCCCGCCCATCCTCCACGGCTTTCACGTCGTAACCGCCGGCGATCATGAGTTCGGACAGGTTTTGGCGACTGAGTTCGTTATCGTCAACGATGAGAATTCTGGCTTTTTTCATGCATTTTATCCCGAGAGCAAAGAACAATGAAGCCACGCAGGCCCTCAAAACAGGCAAAATGTCCTGCGGCCGTACGAATGACTAGGATATTGGCATAAAGGTGTAAAGTTTTTTCTTTACCGTGCCGATACTAAGCATATCCGTTACATTGGATTACATGGTAACATGGCCGCTAAACAGATCCAGATCACGTTACATAACAGAAATATGACATCCTTAAAAGTGAAAAGAGTCAAAATTCTAACCCATGCCAACAAATGATGAGAGGTAGAAGATGAAAGAAGCGGAAGAGCTTACAAGTCAGGTCGGAAAGGCGAGGATGGATGGGGAAGGCAAATATCTGACGTTTTTTTTGGCGGACGAGGAATACGGGATCGGCATCCTGAAAGTAAAGGAAATTATCGGGATGATGACAATTACCCATGTCCCCCAAACTCCGGAATACGTCAAGGGGGTCGTCAATCTGCGCGGTAAGGTCATCCCCGTTGTCGATCTGCGCCTCAAATTTGGAATGAATCCCATTGATTACACGGAAAGGACCTGTATCATTGTCGTTGAGATCGTCAATGCCGGCAAGACCATTCCCATGGGTATTGTGGTGGATTCCGTTTCCGAGGTGTTGAATATCAAGGGTGGAGATATTGAGGCCCCCCCTTCCTTTGGTACAAACCTGAAGACGGAGTTTATCAGGGGTATGGCCAAGATGGGATCAAGCGTCAAGATTCTCTTGGATATCGACCTTGTTTTGGCGGACGAAGAAACGGGAATCATACAAAACGACGAAGTCGGCTAATTTTCCATAGGTGAGAAACGTTTGGGATGGGAAGGGGCGAAAAGCCTGTCGCCGGGACGGGGGTTTTCTTTCTTCCGCATAGCAAAATCAACCCGCAATAGGTCGATAAGCCATGGAAAAAACATTTTACTCAACATCGGAAGTCGCTGACCTCTTTGGCGTGAGCCGGGTCACGATTTACCGCTGGGTGAAGGGGGGGAAAATCCAGTCCTTCGGATTGGGAAAAAACTTGAAGATTCCCCTGTTTGAAATCAAGCGGCTTTTGCAGGATTTCGGTATTTCCGACCTTTCTTACGACGATCTGAATGGTTTCCTGGAGAATCACAGCATAGGGGAGATCATTCAGGAAATGGGCAAAGAAGGTAAACACGATCCTTAAACCTGTTTCCGGGGTCTCGTGTTTTTCCTAAAGCCTTGTCGTAAGGCGGATAGATCGTTTCCCTGCTGGATGGTTCGTATTTTGCTTGTCAAATCTGTTAATGTGAGACGGTTGTTTTGAGGTAAGGGGAGAACTTGTCCGGAATATGGCCATGTATGCGGATCTTCAGGAATCGGATTTTCGTAAAATAAGCCGTCTTGTTTACGAACTATGCGGTATCAATTTACATGACGGAAAAAAGGAATTGGTTAAAGCCC is part of the Deltaproteobacteria bacterium genome and encodes:
- a CDS encoding response regulator; the encoded protein is MTGSDKQKKTDIQVSPPDLQQKLRDMEIQLRHIENENRLSQNESRTATLKYIEVMEELRRKNESLETWKHQLEERVRIRTSSLEASNKALMEEIEKNRAIQNELREKDKRLLHAQKMEAVGILAGGIAHDFNNLLMYIQGNISLVLLGMNASHIHYDKIKNIEEQVKSGVALTRQLLNFATQGERKLLPLDLNEVISKTVAMFARTRKEITVEMKLDEKLGRVNADRGQIEQILLNLYVNASHAMPGGGQLILRTENVSLSEEEARLFLVEAGDFVQVSVGDTGIGMDGETRERIFDPFFTTKGMDRGYGLGLTSVYGIVKGHQGFIDVRSQKGEGSTFLFYLPKTTGAMAEQDGSAEEVILGGRETVLFVDDERTIIEVMEETLETLGYRVLTADNGEEAIRLYREGKEEIDLVILDVIMPGMGGMETFEAMKAINNEVKVIFSSGYSVDHIAREIMDRGCRAFIQKPFNIETISRKVREVLQEV
- a CDS encoding sigma-54-dependent Fis family transcriptional regulator; translated protein: MKKARILIVDDNELSRQNLSELMIAGGYDVKAVEDGREAMKAFLEDHYDITITDLQMPHMDGLELLRFMKEVAPDHVVIIITGYGTVNNAVEAMKLGAFDFISKPLKDDLVRITVQRAVSYAQLREENVHLRDHLKEKYDLGKLLGYSDCMKRVFSTIEKVADSDSTVLIYGESGTGKELVAKAIHFNSSRKNNPMVPVNCGAIPEDLLESELFGHEKGAFTGAIRTRAGRFELAEGGTLFLDEIGDMSPALQVKVLRAIQEKQYERIGGMKTFEADVRIIAATHQDLEKAVEEKKFREDLYYRINVIPIHLPPLRERGPDIAILANHFLHEMNAKKGRRTGIISQEAMSRLIQYPWPGNVRELQNLMEMLVVMKTSDEIVVDDLPEKFHRQHRIEPSRTSLDLLEEGFDYNAAVTQFEKDLLLKALDLSGGVKNRAAKLLSLNRTTLVEKLKRFQLGD
- a CDS encoding purine-binding chemotaxis protein CheW — translated: MKEAEELTSQVGKARMDGEGKYLTFFLADEEYGIGILKVKEIIGMMTITHVPQTPEYVKGVVNLRGKVIPVVDLRLKFGMNPIDYTERTCIIVVEIVNAGKTIPMGIVVDSVSEVLNIKGGDIEAPPSFGTNLKTEFIRGMAKMGSSVKILLDIDLVLADEETGIIQNDEVG
- a CDS encoding helix-turn-helix domain-containing protein: MEKTFYSTSEVADLFGVSRVTIYRWVKGGKIQSFGLGKNLKIPLFEIKRLLQDFGISDLSYDDLNGFLENHSIGEIIQEMGKEGKHDP